The nucleotide sequence tcagaaaaaccttttttgttcacgaaataggtaattatttcatttggaatacttcacgtaccattaacagtaaagattagcacttaatttaactaaaattagcctgAAGtattacataaatgttaaacaagaCGAATAAaaaacagtcacctcattgtgtttttcattggaaaacatggtcgatccggtcgatcgatgaaatattcgatggtgaaaaagtacacttttaatttttctgagaaattaacaaattaaaatttgtgaatatgaatggattttcgctttatttggagcaaaattaactaaataataaaactgtgttatagaaaatatataaatataataatttagtactgtatttatcatgaaaaaatgacgcttccatttagagtagcgaaaaatttccatttggagcatgttttgaattagcttaatttaccctatacaaTATTCATCAATAGATTATAACTTTGAGTagtacaataaaaaatcaagaaaaacacatttttgtaatttgaaACCAGGatcaacttttaaatatttacgaaGCCTCTTggtttcgttgtttttttttttattaaaaacgatttttgaaaacttatgtctaataaaaattattgtattttcgaaaatatagaGACGAAAGCCAACGACTGTCGAGTAAATCTGCATGCACTTGAGcaaacataaaaattttgaagcacgtgatttcaagattttttctggtttttcttggtttaaatatgaaacaaatttatgaaaatcgaaaattatttcaatttttcttcataTAAGAACAGATGAACAGATACACATTTAACGTTAATTAGGGAGTGCTGCGACAAAACGCTCTAGTGAAGTATACTTTAGACAGttattatgtaatttttttcgagaaaaataaagACTTGATCCTTCTCGTGTGAAAAATCGCGTAAAACCAAAAACGAAAATAGTTAATTTTTGGTCTCCTAATTTAGACTCCCCCCTAATGCCTTGTCAGTTAGGTGGGGAGTGTCAGCAATTAGAAAGTCAAAACTTAGctgtttttcggattttttcttTGGAGGAGAAGGAAACGGTCGAGATGGTCAAgattcttgaatttttcttcAGTGCCTCGTTGCACTACTCCGTTACTTCAGGAAGATCTGCAGTTCGTAATTTTTATcgagtgagaaaaaaatcaatttccattagtctatttcataattaaaataagaaaacttaaagaaaatcgttaaatcggaactttttttcaaggtttttgaaaaaaagatatatctttgggacaaaattttgactttcacatgctctaaaaaaaaattaaaaataaatttccataaattcctttagttcaactagaagagaattcaatgctgaagagaataagcttttattcatttcatttggtCTATAAGGTTTTTCTTTATCTTTCCCGCAAAttcgacaaaattttaaaaatgaaaagtggagaAAACACGCCTCAAATTTTTGAATGTGCCCTGGAGTGCATGCTATTCTGATCGGCGCGGCGCTCATTTGCTTTCGGCTCTGTTATTTCGAAAGTACTTCGAATAagcttctaaaatatttatgatatattctaagatagtttatctatcgatttaaacaataaaaaaatatagaccacTTTTGATCTTCTAATTtaccttatggcctctacacactagagaaatttatgttcatattggagcaaattccctgcgcttgtgtaggaaaaagtctttaatatggacataaatatatctggtgtgtagaggccattatgaaTGAGtatattttcaagaatttgaaaagtaaaaaaaaaattttgcccCCCCCCCCGTGAGCAAATTTCGTTCCTACGCccctgtatatatatatatatatatatatatatatatatatatatacataataaattatattataaatatatatatatatacagtgACGGCTAAAATAATTGAatcattttgcaaatatttaatatatgtatatattaaaaattaaaaaaaaaaatgttgaacatTAACATGAATTTGTTGGacatattgagaaaaattaggggagactggggcacatgtaaccattttcgatagatgcgaatttgaggtgattttccaaggacaccgtaattttttggaaaatctttcttagctaatgttttacccttgggtataggcaatacatagaaggtaatgcggatgctggaaaataattgagttttccataaaaataaaatttgtttcactgtgcatttttctcttttcacaaaatacctggggtagaagtaaacactttctggggaggatgtaaacacccttttttccacccttgaaattaactttgtaccactttcgattattttaattacttaagagatatataaagactgcatatttttcaaaaaatcacgacaccttttacaaagaataattaaaatagcaaaaaaagtaaaagcatgcatatcaaagacatttttcagtggagtttccccatattttgacatcatgtgactttttattgaacacagtgccaccaatttttttcgtaatctatgaattatagatatttcgcatgaaggtcaatttcccgctcttttacctattcattttgtgaaattgaaattgcctgtttacatctaccccaaatgctgttttctgaccaattattaattcttttgaaataatgtgaatctcaatttctctagtaaatgcataaatataatcgtaaaagatgtaggaaagaattggtattgctacatttcgattattttacacagtttttaatttccaggtggaaatccaaatgaccaaaataatcgaaatatcaacattttcgggaaaaatgatttttatttttaaagtattaggattttattgaccaattcatctgtggacatacatcaccatggtatctatgaatgcttatgggttttatcctctgcagtcttaaaattaatgaaaaaaatcagtgtttacaactaccccagttccccctatgcaTTTGAAAGTGGCATTTGAACGTTTAAGTTTATgtaaatattagaaatatgtTCTAAAGGTTAAATTGACCGGGCTCTgtaagtttagtgttaaaaaactaaaatgaataaatatcttTATGAAAACAAAGTTGCGAGTTTTCTCGATCCATATCGTTAAGTGCGATTTGAaggtattatttttaaaattattaaaaaaaaacaataaaaatgtaataacTCTTACATCTTCGCCCCATGTAGGTGTAGCGGCTCCCGGAAGAGATTTTTTTGCTGGAACAAAGTTCTCAATTGTTTGATCCCAGCGTCCACGCTTTCGTGATTCAACTTTCTGAGATTCACCATTGCTGACCTTTAGTGTACCATCCTTTACTTTTTCCAGAATCTTTTTACGAAGctatgacaaattaaaaaaagattaaaacatTAAATATCAAGTATTCAATATCAAATATATCAAGTATTTAATATCAAATATTCAATATCATTAAATATCAAGGAAAAACATTAAATATCACATGATTTATTTTACCTCTGACTCTTCTCCTTTAAGCATTTGCTCCCGCATAATTTCGGTGAAAGTACGTGATCCCACATCTGGTGTCTTTCCACCTGAAAATATAAAAGTTGAAATTTAAGACGAACGCATtatacatttttgattttttcttgtgaaattctcattaatactttctgcaaaaaatcattcacaCTTTCACGCATAATAAATAGaactattttttcttcttttcttgttaaaaaatatttctatcaggaaattttaattagaaatttggCATCCTCTATTCTAGATACAAGTCTTCATTAAGTGTTCAGAAACGCTTTTAATAAGTAGGAAAAGATCCAAATCTCTTATTTTGTCATAATTTCCTAACGActgatataaaatatttcctaaaacatAGAGAAcaaaaatcataattaatttaaaaacaattcaaaGATTTTTTACCATCAGCAAAAGGATCCACTCTTTCAGGGGATATAACCAAGCGCCGTCTTTTTTGTCTGTATTCATCTTCCTTCTCGGCTATTGTTTGTCTTCTATGCTCcgaaaatggatcaaaatctccttcattctaaaaaataaataaataaataaatgtttctgACAAAATGTCAGTGAAAATACATACCTGTATTATTTCTTTCATTGCTTGAGTAGACGAATACATAGTGCGTTTATTATTCGACGTCAACGGTGGTCCAATATCATCTTCTTCATCCGCATCATCATTAGGAGCAATGGAAGTAACATATCCTTCAAATTTGCTATTTCTGTCTCCTCCATCAGCATCATACAATTCTGTATCATAATATGATCCGCTTTTTAATAAGCCAATTCCTTTCTCATTTGATTGGATAACTTCCTTTTTCTTTGTCTGAATTTCTTTGATCTGGGCCTCTATGGctgtaaaatatacaaaaataagCTTTCAAGCGAGTGTTAAGTAAAACGTCAAAATCAATAATGTCCATGTTGAAATTCATCATGAAGTCCCCCATACATAATACTTTCTAAAACGTTTAAACATCTATTCTATACAGATTCGCAGattgtgttatttttttaagaaaacagTAAATAGTaagatttaatttgttttacctTCGTGCGTCCTAGCGATGTTgtccattttaaaatttctttacacTGTTTCTTTCCTATTTGCTTCTATATAGCCTTTGTTCTGTTCTGACTGACTGCGTACTTTTGTGGTGTTACGTTACGTTATACCGTCCCGTCGTGTGCCGCCTCACTCTATCATGACATATAGTGTTGCCatgaaatgttcgaaaaattgtgtttttcacaTTTCCCGCAAGTGCATGTGGATTTTTTGGCAGTGCTGTCAAGTTTCggtcaattttcaatttgccGATTTTACAACAGTGAGGtgtaaaagtaaaataaagaagaagaagaagaacagaGTGAAGTAACTGCATTGTGGTGAAGACTTGGACAGGATAATCAATAAAACGAAAGTTTTATAAATTACGATTAGCTTTGTTTTACAACTGCAAAATAAAAGGTAATTTTCTCCTAtgatgatttaattttaataagtcTGACGTCCTGTGatgacataaaaaatatttataggttACCCACATAAGTCATtttagttttaataaaaaaaacagaaattatgGGCTCTGCTGGACTTGATCTCTGCAGGAAAATTGTGACAAGATTCCCCAAAACTATGTGTTTCAGTTTTGCCTACGGATCTGGTGTAAAATCACAAATTGGATATGAAAAGAAGCACCTCAGAGACAATATTGTTGATTTGGTGCTTTGCGTTGAAGATGATAAAATGATGGAATGGCATCGGaagaacattgaaaaaaatcctcATGATTATTCTGGACTTGGCATATTTGGAGCATGGGCTATAACCAAATATCAAATATCGATTCCCGCAAATGTGTATTGCAATACACTGATCCCTGTGAAGGACGAGAATGTCACGATAAAGTACAGTGTCACCCGGAAGTCTGATTTGATAGAAGATGCCACACAATGGACCTATTTGTACCTATCTGGTCGTCTGCATAAGCCCGTCCAATTCATACAAGAGCCCGATGAGACATTAAAGAAGGCCCTTGATAAAAATCTAGAAACTGCCCTTACAGTAGCTCTCCTCTTGCTCccggaaaaattttcaaatttagaatTATTCTATACGATCGCTGAATTGAGTTACTCTGGAGATTTTAGAATGATTTTTGGGGAAAATCCCAATAAAGTTAATAATATTGTGAAACCACAGTTGGAATCCTTCTTCAGGTTATATAAGCCTTTAATTGAACAGAGGCGACTTACACTGCAATATCCACACGATTTCGGTGGTCAATATATTCAGGAGAAATCCCGGGAAATTGTATTTGAGCAATTAAAATCAATTCCTTTCATTTATCCAGTTGATAATCTTACCAATGAATTAAAAGATTATAGAGTACAGTTAAGACACATTCTTCGCATGAGAGTTTTTCGTTCCAGTGCTCTTCAGTCAATCAAAAATATTCCCACTGCTGGATTTATCAAGTCCCTAAAATATAGTTATGCAAAAGCACTAAagacttttaaaaaatagaattgtaAGGAAAACAACGTAAAATAGTGTATGAActaggaaaaaatacaaaaattcaatattcattAGTTTTGTTTTCTTCTCTTCATTCTCTTTTAGACCCCTAATTATGGATGACGATGATATGACTTTTGGTCCAGCATTACCTCCTCATTTGCTCCAATCTTCATCAAATAATACTTCAGGAGGGAGCAAAATAATTGGTCCCTGTATGCCAACAAACTTTAAACCAGCCCTAGTAGATGTAGAGAGTAGTGAAAATTCCTCAGACGACGAAGAAAAAGATATCGCGGATGTTGGACCTTTACCTCCAGGACAAGAACCTAAATCCCAGGCACAATTGGAACTGGAAGAACGTGCTCTGGAAATTAGGTTGAGTGGAATGGAAGGAAGTAAAGAAAGCTCCAAACAGAATTTTAAAACTCGGGAAGAGTGGATGACTGAACTTCCAGAAGTTCGCAAAGTTGGAGATTTGGGATTAAGACCAAGACAATTTAGACAAACGGAAGGACCTGATTTTTCCCATAGGTATAttactattaaaaaaatgtcaaattagTTGTAAAATCATCTTTTTCATTAGATCTTCATGGACGGACACTCCGCAGTCTAGGTTGGAGAAGGAAAAATCTAAAGGGAAAAATGATGCTTCCGATAGAACTacattcgaacaaaaattattaaaagaacgTGACAAGGCAATggaaaaacttaagaaaaagtatGACAAGGAACACAAaagagataaatctttacttgAAATTCAtcaagataaattaaaaaagaagaaaaaggtaaaattggtaaaattatataaatagaattggtttcaaattgaaaactttttttttaatttacagaaagacaaaaaaaaagagaggcgTCCCTTTAGCCGGGAAGTGGATCTTGCTGTAAATAAATTTGATGAAACTAGAAAGAATGCAGCAATTAAGAAATCACAGCTCCTAGATACTAGATTTTCAGCTGGATCaagtaaatttctctaatgcaTTTCATTTGTATCATTCAATATtgaaattactaaaaaataatacaaaatctaAATTCATATCTTATCTCTGTGGTGGAGGTTTTGGTTTTGGCATCTTATTCAGCAGTTCTTGTATCTCCTTTTTTTCGTCATAGCTCTTCCACAGCTCAAATAAATTAACTATAATTCGAGCAATCTCTTGCACCTTGTCCATGTTCACATTGAGTTCAGCAAACCATACTTTCAGCTCCTTCTGAAGAATCACGCAAGCAATTTGAAGGCATCCAATTGCAATCTGTAAAATCAGGAACAAAATTGAGTATTTTCGCTAAATGATTTCCtctaaaattgattaattaacCTGATAGGGTGGGTAGAGAAGACTGACATCAGTACGCAAAGAATCATTGATGATCCGCCAAGTGAGTGTTAGCAATTGTTCTTCTTGTCCAATGTCCTGAATAAGTTGCAGAAGAGGTCGATAAGGTTGGTAGACAATCAGGCAGCAATCCAAGTTTTCCAACAGATAAAATTCACACTCAAGGATGTGATTTGTTCGATACGGGAACTCTTGGTGATATGCAAAACTGAACTTGTTTTTCACAACTGTTTGGCATGTTGAAATGAGTCGAGAATTGGAAATTACACCAAATTCTTCCACTTTTGATGCCAAGAAGATGCAGGTTGGGGCCAGTAACAACGGATCAATGCATTTTAGGGAATTTCTTGCATAAAATCTCTTAAAATATACAGTCGCCGTGGCAATAACCTGCTGTCGTATCTTTAGCGTTTCGCCCAAGATTTGTATGAGATTCGAAAAGAAGATGAATATTTTCTGATACTCATCTTCTGTCAGGATCTGCAAGTCATACTGTCTCTCCCGTATAAGGTCCTGCTTGTCCAGAATCCATTGCTGATTGTGAGAACTCTGCCAAAAATTACCAGCCATTTTTTTCACTGCACAATTAAAACGTCAAAGCATGGACGGCGCGATCGAACTGACAGTCACCCTATTTTTTGACAAAGTGAGAGAATGAATGAGAGGACAAAAAGAACAAAACGAGACGGACATATTACACTATATACACTCTTCCATCGGCCGTTTTTAGACGAGATTGTAATTTTCAGTATAATATTTCGATTTTTGTCTTGTGTCAATTCAATTTCTAACTAAATTTATAATTGTTATAATCGAGTTAAagtaatcacaataaaattttgtctttcctttaaaattgtttaaactgTTTTGTCGAATTTGCCGTTTTTAGACGAGTCGTCATCTGGCATCTGTGAAAAAGAAAAGGCAATAAATTAGTAACCTGCAAAAGAGCGAGACAAAACGAAGGACTCCAGAGTGCAgcgacatttttaaaatacagttCTTAGTAGAAGAGACGGAAATCATTGCCGGCTTGTGTGccatttttcatataaataagtTTATTTTGTCGATTATTTTATACGCAAACTTTTGTTGTTGAGTCCCTTAGTAAATTGAGCTAATTGTTTTGTGACGAAAATGTCTGTTGCGCCCAGGAAAATTGAAAGCAGTACGGCTGATGATATTCCTCTGGAATTGTATGATGCCTCCACGAAAACCAAATATCAGCgagcaagatattttggaaaggtatGTCAAAAAGCGTCCTCGTGgtttataaaattgataaaatgtattttacaatgcctttaattaattctatataaaatttacaaagatCAAATATATAATCTCCAAAGATAATAATATGCCTATGCCTGCAAAAATTACTTGCAGGCTTTCAAGGTCTTAAGTCCCGTTCCTtgtcaatttcttttatttttactttgcATGTAAAAGTATcttaataaattgtaaaacaCGCTTTTATTTTATTAGCTTCAATATATCAAATATGTaagtaaaattttcaagttgCATATCGGTGTCTTATCGTATTATGATGAAGTATTCTCAATAATTCATCATGATACTATTTCAATTTAGATCGaggaaattcttaaaattagccaaattagCTGAGTAAAAGAATGGAAaagtatttcattaaaatacttTCACAGAGAAAACAGATTTAAAAACCTTAATTTTTGATTTGGAAGACTTGCAATCCCGTCTGATCATGATCAAATGATTTTCATACATCTAGAAACGCTTAGACgtagaaaattgaaagaatattaaGCTTATTAGAAATGTATATGTGAGGGATAGTGGTAGAGTTCTTATTGTTAGTGCAGTTGGTAATCTTAAAAAGTGAGCAAGAGATTGAGGTTTTACTACGACTCAAGATTGATACCATCCCCAATTAGCTTGCTTTTAATtcgaattaaatattaaatatttttagtcatttcttaaaaatcttCGTCTTAAACATGAAAGAAACCGAAAATGTCGATCGTTTGCAATCACACgtaaaaagttttcattttatttcatagaattaatggaaaatatttttcttttagggAGGATTTGCAAAGTGCTATGAAATTATCGACGTTTCCACCAAGAAAGCATATGCAGGCAAAGTTGTGTCGAAGACCTTGATGGTAAAGGACAGTCAAAAGGAAAAAATGACTCAAGAA is from Phlebotomus papatasi isolate M1 chromosome 1, Ppap_2.1, whole genome shotgun sequence and encodes:
- the LOC129799424 gene encoding cyclin-C → MAGNFWQSSHNQQWILDKQDLIRERQYDLQILTEDEYQKIFIFFSNLIQILGETLKIRQQVIATATVYFKRFYARNSLKCIDPLLLAPTCIFLASKVEEFGVISNSRLISTCQTVVKNKFSFAYHQEFPYRTNHILECEFYLLENLDCCLIVYQPYRPLLQLIQDIGQEEQLLTLTWRIINDSLRTDVSLLYPPYQIAIGCLQIACVILQKELKVWFAELNVNMDKVQEIARIIVNLFELWKSYDEKKEIQELLNKMPKPKPPPQR
- the LOC129799422 gene encoding phosphatidate cytidylyltransferase, mitochondrial-like isoform X1, with product MGSAGLDLCRKIVTRFPKTMCFSFAYGSGVKSQIGYEKKHLRDNIVDLVLCVEDDKMMEWHRKNIEKNPHDYSGLGIFGAWAITKYQISIPANVYCNTLIPVKDENVTIKYSVTRKSDLIEDATQWTYLYLSGRLHKPVQFIQEPDETLKKALDKNLETALTVALLLLPEKFSNLELFYTIAELSYSGDFRMIFGENPNKVNNIVKPQLESFFRLYKPLIEQRRLTLQYPHDFGGQYIQEKSREIVFEQLKSIPFIYPVDNLTNELKDYRVQLRHILRMRVFRSSALQSIKNIPTAGFIKSLKYSYAKALKTFKK
- the LOC129799422 gene encoding GPALPP motifs-containing protein 1-like isoform X3, with translation MDDDDMTFGPALPPHLLQSSSNNTSGGSKIIGPCMPTNFKPALVDVESSENSSDDEEKDIADVGPLPPGQEPKSQAQLELEERALEIRLSGMEGSKESSKQNFKTREEWMTELPEVRKVGDLGLRPRQFRQTEGPDFSHRSSWTDTPQSRLEKEKSKGKNDASDRTTFEQKLLKERDKAMEKLKKKYDKEHKRDKSLLEIHQDKLKKKKKKDKKKERRPFSREVDLAVNKFDETRKNAAIKKSQLLDTRFSAGSSKFL
- the LOC129799422 gene encoding phosphatidate cytidylyltransferase, mitochondrial-like isoform X2, whose product is MMEWHRKNIEKNPHDYSGLGIFGAWAITKYQISIPANVYCNTLIPVKDENVTIKYSVTRKSDLIEDATQWTYLYLSGRLHKPVQFIQEPDETLKKALDKNLETALTVALLLLPEKFSNLELFYTIAELSYSGDFRMIFGENPNKVNNIVKPQLESFFRLYKPLIEQRRLTLQYPHDFGGQYIQEKSREIVFEQLKSIPFIYPVDNLTNELKDYRVQLRHILRMRVFRSSALQSIKNIPTAGFIKSLKYSYAKALKTFKK